TTCTTGACGATTACATTCAGGGTCCGCGGGAGGGTGTCACCGACGAGTATGGGCGCGCCCCGCTCGTGACGACCCGGAACGGCCGGGTCTCAGTGTCCGCTTGTCGAGATACCTTGTACCGGGTTTCACGCCCGTGTTGGCGTGGTGAGGGTTGCCCCCATGACCGTGACCCGACGGAGTGCGAGGCCGCCCACTACTCGCAAATGAGTACGTGCCCGTCGGCCCGCTCTCCCCACGACGTCCGGAGCGGTCGAGTGACGGCGCACAGACTCGCTGACGAGGATCGTTCTCTCGTATCCGATCGGATGGACGCGAGTGAGGACATCCTGGATAAGCACTACGACCGGCGGAGCAAGCGACAGAAAGCGGAGCAACGACGGAGGTTCTTCGAGCTATGAGTTCAACGAAATTCAAGTCACACGGAGAGGAGTACCGCGCGGAAGATACCTCAGTACGGGGAGGGCGGACTTTTGCTGGGACCACGTGAGCAGTCGAAAGTCCATCTTGAGCCGATTTGAACACGCCAGTCGCAGCCTCCCACAGCGACCGGAGAGGGCAAGCAGGAACGTCTGCCGTCTGTTCAACTCGGACACAACACGACGCGATTCGGACGAACTCAGCGACAATAGGCGTCCAGCGGATTCTCGTGGACGATCGTGTCGATGGCCGCGTCCGGGACGTTTGCGGCCCGGAGCTTCGGTAGGAACTTCTCGACGATGTAGGTGTACGGGTCGACTTCGCCGCCGTCGGGTTGGCTGGGGTCGTAGTAGCCTCGGTCCTGGCTCAGTAAGATATTGTCAGTGTATCCGCGCTCAGTCATGTATTCGACGAGATCGATGTACGTTTGATCGTCTTGATCGTGGCCACCGATCCAGTCGTATTCGACGAACGCGCCGCGCTTGGCCGCCCGCTCGTGATAGTCCAGATTTTCCTCGGCGCGGGCGTGGATCCAGATGAACCGCGAGGGGTCGTAGCCTTCCTCCGCGATGATGTCGAGTTGCTGGTGGGCGACGTTACCGTGCAGTGTGTGGCTGCCGATGACAGCGCCCGTTTCGGCACCGGCTCGCGCCGCGGCACGGAGAATCTTCTCTTCGTCGTCTGAGAGGCCCTCGGGATCGTCGTCGTCGGTACTCACCTTGATCCAGGCCGCCCGCACGCCCGTGTCCTCGATCTCGTTGGTCAACTCATCGAGCATCCACTCGGTGAGTTCCGCGACGCCCATCTCTCGGGCCCACTGGGGAATGCTCGTCTCCTGGTAGATCCCCGTCGGCACGACCACGGGGAAGTCTGTCGCCTCTGAGACAGCGAGATCGATGTCGACCCGACGGCCGACGCCTTCGGGCGTACACTCGACGAGGGCGTCGATCCCCGCCTCCTTGGCGCGCTCGATCTCCGGGCCGATGAGTTCGATCACCGCCTCGGGGTCGGTGTCTTTCCAGTTCTCTGCTTCCATCGGCCCGAGGTCGGCGAAGATGTGTTCGTGAGGGACTAACAGACCGATCTCGTCTCGATCGATGGTTCCCTGTGTCGTGCTGAGTTTTCCCATGGACGCTCTCTCGGATGCAGTTGAAAAGTACGTTTTCATCATCTCTTTGAACGAAGCCGGATTCAGCGATGCTGGGTGGCAGCTCCCGCTCTCAGTTCTCCCGGCTTTTTAAAACCGCTCACATCGACAGACTGCGGTCGAATTGTCAGTGTGAACAATAGCACTCTTTTTTCCGTGTCTCGGTTCACAGTTCAGGCGTGGTAACGATGGGTGTCTTCGACCGCGGCAGGTTCAACTTGGGGTCTGAGGATGCTGAGACGCTTCCCTATCTCTGTCTCTCCTGTGAGACGCCGCTGCCCGTCCAGTATCACTCCTGCCCGGAGTGTGGGAGCTACGACGTGCGGCGCGCGAAGTGGGTCGACGATCACTGACGGCGATCCGGTCGGCACTCCTCGGGGAACCTGTCTCGCGATCTCGGTCGCTCGCTGTCGGCGGATCGACCGTCGAGAGCGGATGCTCTACGTATTGGGAGTCCGCTTGCCCGATATCCACTCTCGCTGGCGAGCCACGACCCCTGGCCGGTGGGTCGCCAGATTCTTGGTCTCGCTGTCGGAACGCCCAGCATGCGATTTCCGAGCGAAATCGTCGTCGATCGTTTCTTGCCGACGGCCAGGGCCATGCTCGCTGGCGAATTGTCCGCGCACGGACTCACCCAACAGGAGATCGCCGATCACCTCGGCGTGACTCAGGCCGCCGTCAGCAAGTACGTCGGTGGCGACGTTGCGGTCGAGTCCCGATTTAGTGAGGACCCGCGAATGCAGTCGACCATCGACGAGATCGCCGCCGGCTTCGCGGACGGGTCGATGGACGCCTACGACGCGCTGGGTGAATTGTTGGACGTGATCCGGGCCTTCGAGGATCGGGGACCGATCTGTGAGATTCACGAGGAGGCGGTCCCGGCACTGGCCGGCCTGGGTTGTGACCTGTGCCTGCGCGGCCACGACGAAGCGGTCGCCGACGAGCGGGCAGTCCTTTCGACGGTCCGCTCGGCCACACGGCTGTTGGCTGACGAGACGGCGATGGTCGCGTCGGTACCAAACGTCGGGACGAACGTGGGCATGGCCCTGCCCGACGCCGAGGACGAGCGAGACGTGGCGGCCGTACCGGGTCGAGTCCACGCGATGCGCGGCCGGATCAACGTCCCTGCGAACCCGGAGTTCGGTGGCTCTCAACACGTCGCCCGGACAATCCTGGCGGCGATGGCCGTCGATCCGTCCAAGCGCGGGGCGTTGAACCTCGCGACCGACGAATCGCTCATCGGGGCCGCACGGGATCGTGGCATCGACCCCCTTCAGTTCGACGCCGGCTACGAGAACCGCCGCGAGCGCCTCGAAGCCGCGTTCCGTGATCGTGACGCGGTGCCAGCAGTCGTCTATCACGAGGGGGCGTTCGGGATCGAGCCGATCACCTATGTGCTCGGGACGGATGCCCTCGAAGCCACGCAGCTGGCGATCGAGCTGGTCGGCGCTGGGAAAGCCTAACCGATGGGACCCGGCCGTCACTGGTGATTCCTTTCGTGGATGTCCCGCTCGCGACGGCCCCTCAGCGGTCGATGTGGACCGGGATCCACCACACCCGCGACCGCCCACCCACTTTCTTGCTCGTGATATCCGTCGACGCTTCGAGGTCGTGCAGTTTGTTCAGTGCCGTCCGACGAGAACACCCAAGCGCCTCGGCCACCTCGCTTGCGGTCAGTGGCTCGGCGTAGTCGTCCCGGTCTTTGAACACCGCTGTTACGTCCTCGACGGCGTACTCCGTTTCGCGGCCTGATCCACTCATACGGTCCGATAGGACGGCCGCCTACTTAATTTCTCACGTAGGAACTGTCCGTCTGGACAGATGTCTACCGGTCTCAGCCGACCGCATCACTGGGTCGCCACGGTCTTGACCGCCTCGAGACGCTTGTGACTCCTCCTGTTCACAACGGCGGCATGTGCGATGCGGGCGACGGATAGTCCAGAGAGAATCGGAGCGACGGAGGTATCGACCCGGCCGAAACGACTAGAACGCTCTCTCACGGTTTCCCCTCCTTGGGCCATCTGGCGGTGGCTACGGAGCGCTGACAGCCACGACGGGAGACGAAAACAGGGGGCGAGCCCGAACACTCACAGTCCTCGACAGAGTACCTCAGCGAAACACATGGATCGTCGTCGCGGTCTCGTCATCGTCGTCACTGTGTTCGGTCTAATCGCCCTGACGCTGGCTGCAGCGACGCTGACGGATCCGACAGTCAACACCGGTGGTGGGGGGAATTCGGTTTCAGCGGTAACGGGACGGGCGGATTGTTCTCGGGGGCGGACAACCAATCGTCGGTCGATGTCGTCGTTCCGCCGGGTGTCCTGCCAGTGTTTCAGGTCTTGGCCGTTGCATTGACCCTGCTCGCGGTCGTCGTCGCCTTTCGAACGTTCTCCTGGAGTGACCTCGCCCGCGTCATACTCGCGGTGATAGCTGTGCTGTTCGGCTGGCTGTTGGTGACGTTGCTGGAGTTGCTTGCCGGCTCTTTTGAGCGGAGTGGCGGAGTACGGCCGGCCGGCATTTGTTTTCCTGGCTGCCCTGGCGGTCTTCTTCGTCCCCAGTCTGGGCGAGCAACTGTCGACCAGTCATCTGGCGGTCATCGTCATCGGGCAATCGTTCTGTTCCGGGCCGCCCCGGCCATCGGGCTGGCTGGCCCCAACTCGTCGGCACACTGCTGCTGTTGTTGATCGGTGCCGGGTTCATCATCTCCTCACTTCGTCTTTGATCGGTCCTGACGTGTCGGCGGTGACTTCGACACTTTTTCTACGGTACCGCCGGACGGTCAGACAGTGTTAACGGGTGTCAATCGGTGAGACGAAACCGCCAGCGCGTCCTCGTCGGTGTGACAGTCATTTTGGCCGTGCTTGCGACTGTTATCGTTGCGGCGGCGGTCGTTCCGACCCAGACCGCAGAGCGTCAACCTGGTAACGGGTCGGGTGGCGTATCCCTCGACCAGCCGTCTCAGGAGCCCAACGAGTTCGACATCACGGTCGATATCCCGCCACTGGTTCGGCCCATCGCCGTGGCGCTGCTTGTCGGGTTCACCGCCGTTGGGCTGTTCGTGCGGATACAGACCCTTACGCTCAAGGGCGTCGTGACATCGCTTTTGGCGGCTGGGGTCGTTTTTGCCGTCCTCCAACTCATCGACCTCTCGTTGCGCTTTCCGGGGTCGGGCCGCCAGCCCCAGAACGTCACGAATGGCACTGGTCCGGGCGGGTCGGGATCGGTCAATCCCGTCGCTCCGGGCGTCGATGTGCCGATCGTGGCGCTGGGGGGGATCGCGGTCGTTCTCCTCGGGGCAGTGGCACTGCTGGTCCTCTCTAGTGGGCGGTCGGAGTCGACCGAAGCGGCGTCCGTCGACGACCAGGCGTCGGTCGATGAGCTGGACGCCGTCGGATCGGCTGCCGGCCGGGCGGCGTCGCGCTTGGCAGCCGGTGTCGATTCGACGAATGCCATCTATCGTGCTTGGGCTGAGATGGCCGACGCCCTCGCAGTGTCGGAGCCGGAAACGACGACCCCGGGCGAGTTCGCGGAGGCGGCGATCCAGGCTGGCATGGATCCCGACGACGTGCAGGAACTCACACGTCTCTTCGAGGCCGTCCGATACGGTAACGTGCCGCCCTCGCCCGATCGGGTCGAGCGCGCCGAGGATGCGCTCCGACGGATCGAAGCCGCGTACGCTACGCCAGAGAGGTCTGGCCAGCGGACGAGTCCCGACGAGACTGGCCCACAGGAGGAGCGACGATGACCGGGCAGCGAGACATGCTATCTGACGCCGCCGAAGCACCCACCGTAGCGAGTGACGACGAAACCGAACAGCGTATCGAGTCGCTTCTCTCTCCGGTGATCGGTGCGATCGGGACTCTCCTCGTCGGCGTTGGGTTAGTCGTCGTCTGGAATCCGTCGCTCGTCGAGATCTCGATCGAATACCTGGCCGTCTACGTGATCTCGGTGGTCGCGGTCATCGCGGGCATCTGGTACAGCTATCGCCGGATCGTCTCCTCGGTGTCGGAATCGACGCCTCCGACTGTCGAAGCCCGCTCGACGACGTCGGTTCCGGGGTCGACGTTCGATCGGCTCCTTGGCGGGCCATTTCCGACACAGGCCGATCGAATCAAGGCCCGCCGGCGCGTTTCGAAACGCCTCCGGCGGGTGACGACCGACGTCCTCGATTCGACCAGTGCCGATCGTGCTGTGGGCTCGATCGAGGCGGCCCTCGCCGACGGGACCTGGAGCGACGACCCGGTGGCCGGGGACTTTTTCGCCGAACAGACCGGCGATCGCACTCTGCGTGACCGTCTCGAGACCGTCCGTCTCGCTCCACACAATCCCTTTGTTCTCGGCGTCGAGCGAGTCGTCGGGGACTTGGCGGACCGCTACCTGCCCGAGCGAACGACAGACGGGTTCGACTCCCCCGAGACGGCCCCACACACGCGGCGCCCTTCGACGTTCGGTACCGTTCGCTCGACGGGGCGGTGGCGCGGGTTGGGTGCTGTCGCGTTGCTCGCGATTGGGCTCGGAGCCGGCCTGGGCAAGCCGGGATTGTTGCTGGTTGCCGGGCCGTTGTTGCTCGTCGTCGGCTACGCGGCCATGGATGTCGAGCCTCCACAATCGATCACTGTCGAGCGGACGATCGAACCGACCGATCCCGACCCCGGCCAACGCGTTCAGGTCCGCGTTACCGTTCACAACGATTCCGGGCGGTGGGTCCCGGATCTCCGGATCGTCGATGGCGTCCCGGCCGGGATGACCGTCGTCGAGGGCTCACCACGACACGGCACCGTCTTGCGTCCGGGGGCCTCCACGTGGTTCGAGTACTCAGTGCAGGCTGCGCGTGGCCCGCATACCTTCGAGTCGCCCTATACGATCACGCACAACCTCTCGGGCTCGATCGAACGCACGTTTCGGACGGCGACCGAGGGCGATCGAACCGTCACCTACGGGCTCCGGCCGGATTTCGAGGCGACGGTTCCGCTCCGCCAACAGGCTTCGAGTCACGTCGGTCGCGTCCTGACAGACGTCGGTGGGAGTGGGCTCGAGTTCCATTCCGTTCGGGAGTATCGTGCCGGTGATCCCCTTTCGCGCATCGACTGGAACCGGGCCGCCCAAGGACAGGGACTCGCGACGCTGCAGTTCCGCGAGGAACGCTCGGCGACGGTCGTGTTGCTGATCGATACGCGCGCCGCCGCCTACGTCGCTCCCGACGAGCAAGCGCCATCCGCCGTCGATCGGAGTGTTCAGGCGGCCGCGAAAGTGTTTCGGGCCTTGCTGAATGCCGACGACCGGGTTGGATTGGCTGCCCTGTCTCCCCGGGGGTGTTGGCTGTCCCCGGGCGCCGGGCACGTCCACTGGGCACGGGCAGAGACGGTACTCACCGATGACCCGGCGTTTTCGACCCAGCCACCGACCCAGGCGTTTCACCCACACGTCCGGCTGCCGAAACTCCGCAAGCGCCTCCCCGCTGACGCTCAGATCGTCATGTTCTCGCCCCTCTGTGACGAGGAGAGTACCGCGGTCGCACGCCAGTTACAGGCCCAGGGCTATCCGATGACAGTGATCAGCCCGGATCCGACGAGCGACGGGACCGCCGGCCAGACCGTCGGGCGCATCGAACGAACGCTTCGCCTTTCGACCCTCCGGAAGACGGATGCCCGCGTCGTCGACTGGCAGCCAGCGGAGCCACTGCCACTGGCGTTTGACCGTGCCCAACGGCGGTGGTCGCGATGAGTCGAGCCGCTGGGCCCTCGCGGTTCGGCGTGGCGATGACACTCCTGCCAGCCGTGGTCTGTCTGGTATCGATATCGGGCAACGGCGCGGGCTTCGTCCTCGCTATCGCCGGGACGCTCGGAGCCCTCGTGGGGGTCGAACGCGGGCGTCGACTCGTCCTCGGTGTCGGTGTAGCCGGACTCTTCGCTTCGGTTCTGGTCGCTGGCGTCGCGGGCTATGACCCCACACTCGTTGCCGTCGCCGGAAGTGGCGCCGTGTTGACGTGGGATATCGCCGAGCACGCGATCGGCATTGCCAGACAACTGGGTACCGGCCCCGACCGCCGTCGCCTCTTGCTTGCACACACTGTCGGGAGTACGATCGTGGCTGTTGGCGCACTCGCGGTCGTCCTGGTCGGCTTTTCCGTGACACCGCGGGACTTGCCACTGGTTGCGGTCGTGTTACTACTCGCTGGATTGCTCGCGCTCGTTCCGGCACTCAAAATCGGGAGATAGGCGAGTGCGGTCGCCTCCGCCCAGACGACGCGGCTCTCTTGGCGTGTTCTCAGACCGTCGGGACGGGGGTGTCTTCGAGGACGTAATCGACGACGGCGGATTTGGCGATGTCGTCGACGCGTGCGTCGGGGGTCAATACGATGCGATGAGCGAGTGCCGGCTGGGCGACGCGTTTGACGTCGTCCGGCGTGACGTATTCCCGGCCGACCAGGGCCGCCCGCGCCCGGCTCATCTCCAGTAGCCGCTGACTCCCACGCGGGGAGACACCGACCTCGACGTGGCGGTGGTCACGCGTCGCTCGCGTGATCTGGACCATGTACCCCAGCAGGTCTGGTTCGACGCGAACGGACTCGGGAGCCGCCCGAAGCGCCTGGACTTGTGCGGGGTCGAGGACCGTCTCGACGGACGGACTCTGTTGGTCACGATCGAGACGCCGCTGGAGGAGTTCTCTCTCGCCGTCTGCCTCTGGGTAGCCCATCGTCGTCTTGATCGCGAAGCGATCGACCTGTGCTTCGGGCAACTCGAAGGTCCCCTCCATATCGACGGGGTTCTGGGTCGCGATCACGAAAAACGGCTCCGGGAGCTCGTGGGTTTCGCCGTCGACGGTTACTTGGCCTTCTTCCATGGCTTCTAGCAGTGCGCTCTGCGTTTTCGGCGGTGCGCGGTTGATCTCGTCGGCAAGGACAACGTGGGCAAAGATCGGGCCGTCGCTGAACTCGAAGGTCCGGTCGCGCTCGTTGTAGACGTGGGTACCGGTGACGTCGGCTGGGAGCAGATCCGGTGTGAACTGGATGCGTGAAAACGAGACGCCAAGCGTTTCGGCGAGCATCCTGGCAGTCAGTGTCTTGCCCGTTCCGGGGACGTCTTCGAGCAGGACGTGGCCGCGCCCGAGCACGCCAACGAGGACTGTTTCGAGAAACTCGCGGTCGGTGATCACTGCCGATTCGATCTCGTCGAGAAGTCTATTGCAGGTCTTACTCGCCTCGGAAACGTCCATGTCCCGGCTCTCTGTTGGGCGTAACTTAGTGATATCGGGACCGAACTGGGATCGAAACGGATAAACACGACAGCAGTGTACCCGACATTGTTGCCGAGGTAGCCTAGCCTGGCCAAGGCGCCTGCCTCGAGAGCAGGTGTCCTCTCGGACTCGAGAGTTCAAATCTCTCCCTCGGCGCTTCTACTTCCGAACGGACGTGAGGAAGTTGTACAACGCGGGAGTTTGAACGTTGCAAGACGCGCGCAGCGAAGCGAGCACGTCTTGCTGGAGTTCAAATCTCCCCCTCGGCGCTCTCTGAACTCGCCCCGTGAGCAGAGTGCTCGCTCTCGTCGTCTGATTCCTGTGTCGCGGTGATGTGAGATTTGAACCAGCGAATCGAGCACAGCGAGAGTCACGCTGTGCAACTCTCTTGGCACTTTTTGGCGACGAACGACGGCCACCGCGAGCCGGCCTTCCGTTACGCCAGCAGGAACAGGATGAAGCTGAGTGCCATCACTGCGAGGATGAACGCCCCCGCCATCGCACCACCCAGCGAGACGACCGCGTTCGCGGTGCTGGCCAGTGTTTCGGTTCGGTCGTTACCAAAGACCGTTACTTCGGCCTGTTCGCTCTCCATCCCGGCCTCGACCGGTTCGAGATCGTCGATGGCCTCGGCGACGAGGTTGTCAATCAATTCGAGTACCTTCGCTTTCTCGATCGCGTCGCCGACCTGGTTTTCGGCCTCGACAGTGTTGACGATGTGTGTGTCCGACGTCATCACTTCAAGGAGATCCACCGAGTCGATCGTCTCGACGATCTCCTCACGCAGCCCGGGCTCCATGTTGTTCCCGTCGATCAGGACGTAGGCCGTCGTCTGTCCGTCGACGTCGATGACCGCGACGCGAGCGCCGAGTGGACCGATCCCGTCTTGGGGTTCCCAGGGGGTTTCGTCCCAGGCTGTGCCAAGCCGGAGCGGCCCCTGGTCGGCGGCTGCGAGCCGTTCGCCCAGCCGATCGGCCCCGTGGATCAACTCGAAGGAGCGCTCGCCGCCGGGGACGACGTGGCCAAGGTTGGGGCCTTCGAGACCGTTGTTGCAGTTGTGGGCGTCGGCGAGCATCACGTCTTCGAGGTGGCCGGCTCGCGCTTCCGCCCGGGCGGACAGGCCCACCGCGTACTCGATGTCGTCGGCGAAAGCGGGCGAGAACGTGACCGTTGTAAAGGCATCGTCACCGAACGCATGCCCGGTCAGCGTGGCTTCCCCTTCCTGGAGGCGCTGGCCCTGGGTCGCCGTCTCGCTGTATTCGATCCGATCGTGGGCTGTTGTCGCCGCTTCCAGAATCGAGTCGACTTCCCCCTCGGTGACGAGGTTGAAGTCGTGACCGGCGGTTGCGTGTGGCGGAAAGCCCAGACCGTCGGCCTCGTTCGCGATTCGCTCTGGGAGGTTCCCGCCACCGATATCACCCATTGGCCCAGGGTGAATCATCGGGAGGACGAACCGCGCTTTCTCGTCTCCATCGGGCCGACGGAACGAAAGTACCGTCACCGGGACGAGCGCGTCTTCTCCGATTTCCTCGAAGAAGCTTTCGAGTTCCTGGGATCCCTCCGCGATATGGCCGATAAACCCCTGCAAGAAATCCAGCGCGCTGACGCCCAGGCTTCGCCGCCAGGGCTGATCGATAACCACGAGGAACAGCCACACGGCGAACCCATAGAACCCACAGAGCAGCCCAAGTAGCACGAAGTCACTGGGGAGGACGACCAGCAGCTCCGGGGGTGCCTGCTCCGGCCGTGAGAGGAACGACCTGGCGAGCGGGCCACCGACTTCGAGATAGCGCATCGTCCCGCTGTAGACGAACAACAGAGCGGCCGCCACGACGGTCTGGATGCTGGCAGGAACCATCGCCACCAGGAGGCGGTGGCGCGAGACCGCCATGACGATCAACAGGCGCACGGCGAAGACCGCCGCTAGCGCGAACAGCAGCGCGTCGAAGACGAAGATCTGTCCTAGCGGAGTCAGGACGGTCGCGATGCTCGCGGCCGTCAAAATGGCTATCACGAGCAACTCACAGCCGAGGGCGAGCAGTGACGCCCGATTGGGCGTCAGTTGGCCACCGAACGCCCGATCGATGTAGGGCGTAAAGACGCCGGCGGCCAGCGTCGGAAGTCCGATGTAGAACACTCCTTCCCAGGCGTTTTCGAGGAGGTATCGCGAATCGAAGGCCGCGAGTCCAGCGATGGCGGCCAGTAGCAGCGCGAAGCTGATACTCGAGTACCACCGCGGCGCGCGAAAGATATAGCGGGAGAGCTGGGCGAGATCACCCTGCGTTGCCGTCATTGCTACGAGTGGGATGCCCGATCCGCTTAAAAGTATCTACCCGTGTACGCCACTTGTGTCTGTCTCACTCACACAGGGCCAGGAAATTCTCGAAGACTTCCTGGCCGCGTTCGGTGTGTGCGACCTCGGGGTGCCACTGGACGCCGTACAGATCGCGGTCCGTGTCGCTCATCGCTTCGACGCCACAGACTCCAGAGGTAGCCGTCCGCTCAAAACCAGTCGGCACGTCTTTGACCTCGTCAGCGTGGCTGGCCCACACGCGTGTTTCCGGCGCCAGTGACCCGACAAGTGGGTCCGCGTCGTCGAGAATCTCGACCGTGACGTCGGCGTAGCCACCGTATTCGCCCGAGTCGACACGGCCATCGAGTTCCCTCGCCAGAATCTGCATACCGAGACAGATCCCGAAGATCGGCACGTCGAGATCCAGATAGGCCGGGCAGTTGCCGATACGATCCATCGACGGGCCACCCGAGAGTACGAGACCGTCACCGTCGATCTCTTCGGGTGGGGTCGTATTGTCCACGAGATCGACTTCGACGCCCAGATCGCGCAGGGCACGCTGTTCGAGATGCGTAAACTGGCCGTGATTGTCGATGACGTCGATGCGAGTCATGGGGAGCGATAGCGCCCTTCCGGATAAATATCCCCGGAAACATCTCTGAGAGGGCCACCGAGAAGCGAGCGCCACGGCTCTTGTCCGTCCGATCGCTGTTGGATCTCGTGGGTGCTATCGGTTTCTCGGGGTCGGGACTGCTCGGCGCAAACAGAGCGTCACGGTCGATCCGTCTTCGCTACGGTCCAGGTCGAGCCGACCGTTGTAGCTTTCGACGATCCAATTGGCGAGCCACAGTCCAAGCCCCTGGCTGTGTTGTAAGGGCGTCTCGGTCCCGTTTTTGAGCGTATCGAAATCTGTGGCCGGGAGGTGATTGTCCGGATCGACAATCTCGATCGCCGTCCAGCCGGGATCGCCGTGTTCGATCGTGACGAGCAGATCGGCACCCGGTTGGCCGTTGCCGATGGCCGTTTCGAACACGTTTTCGATAGCCGTTTCGAGCATCCAGTCGCCCTCGACCCAGGTCTGGTCGGGCATGTCTGTCTCGATGGTGACGTCATCGTGGGCTTGTTCGATCGCGATCACGCGCCGCGAGACGAACGCCGCTGCGTCGACCGGGTGTCGCTGGCGATTTTCTCCCGTTACTGCCAGTTCTATCTCCTGGGCCTTCTCCGAAAGTATCATCACGTCGTCTATTTTCCGGCGGATCGCCCGTACCGGCTCAGAGGACTGTTTCGACTCGTTCCCGTCGAGCTGGTCGAGATGGCCCAGAATAACGGTCATATCGTTGCGCAGATTGTGTCGCAACGCTCGGGAGAGCACTTCCGTACTTTGGGTGAGTGTCGTCGTCGAACGGTCGTACTCCCGGACGATCCCGAGGGCGGCACCACTGGCACCGCCGATGGCGATGGAACTCGCCAGAATCGCCGACTCGGGGACCCGAACCGAACGAACCCATCCACCTGCAGGACGACCAGATTTGATAACGTCAACACGCCGATTCCCAGTCCTGCGTGCGTCGCAACCCGCCAGATCTGCTCGCCGTGCATGTGACACTGGTCGAGCCAGTAGCCGGCAGTTGCGAGGACGAGTGCTGCCAGCAGCCCCATCCCACCCACGATCAAGATGGGCGGACTCGACCCAGCCACATTCAGCGTCGGGACGAACAGCGCGCTCAGCACGATTCCGGTCGCCATCACGTAATTGACGCCGAGCACCTGTTTCGTCACG
The sequence above is drawn from the Halorhabdus sp. CBA1104 genome and encodes:
- a CDS encoding phosphotriesterase; amino-acid sequence: MGKLSTTQGTIDRDEIGLLVPHEHIFADLGPMEAENWKDTDPEAVIELIGPEIERAKEAGIDALVECTPEGVGRRVDIDLAVSEATDFPVVVPTGIYQETSIPQWAREMGVAELTEWMLDELTNEIEDTGVRAAWIKVSTDDDDPEGLSDDEEKILRAAARAGAETGAVIGSHTLHGNVAHQQLDIIAEEGYDPSRFIWIHARAEENLDYHERAAKRGAFVEYDWIGGHDQDDQTYIDLVEYMTERGYTDNILLSQDRGYYDPSQPDGGEVDPYTYIVEKFLPKLRAANVPDAAIDTIVHENPLDAYCR
- a CDS encoding hydrogenase maturation nickel metallochaperone HypA yields the protein MGVFDRGRFNLGSEDAETLPYLCLSCETPLPVQYHSCPECGSYDVRRAKWVDDH
- a CDS encoding thiamine-phosphate synthase family protein, encoding MRFPSEIVVDRFLPTARAMLAGELSAHGLTQQEIADHLGVTQAAVSKYVGGDVAVESRFSEDPRMQSTIDEIAAGFADGSMDAYDALGELLDVIRAFEDRGPICEIHEEAVPALAGLGCDLCLRGHDEAVADERAVLSTVRSATRLLADETAMVASVPNVGTNVGMALPDAEDERDVAAVPGRVHAMRGRINVPANPEFGGSQHVARTILAAMAVDPSKRGALNLATDESLIGAARDRGIDPLQFDAGYENRRERLEAAFRDRDAVPAVVYHEGAFGIEPITYVLGTDALEATQLAIELVGAGKA
- a CDS encoding HTH domain-containing protein; this translates as MSGSGRETEYAVEDVTAVFKDRDDYAEPLTASEVAEALGCSRRTALNKLHDLEASTDITSKKVGGRSRVWWIPVHIDR
- a CDS encoding DUF4129 domain-containing protein, whose amino-acid sequence is MRRNRQRVLVGVTVILAVLATVIVAAAVVPTQTAERQPGNGSGGVSLDQPSQEPNEFDITVDIPPLVRPIAVALLVGFTAVGLFVRIQTLTLKGVVTSLLAAGVVFAVLQLIDLSLRFPGSGRQPQNVTNGTGPGGSGSVNPVAPGVDVPIVALGGIAVVLLGAVALLVLSSGRSESTEAASVDDQASVDELDAVGSAAGRAASRLAAGVDSTNAIYRAWAEMADALAVSEPETTTPGEFAEAAIQAGMDPDDVQELTRLFEAVRYGNVPPSPDRVERAEDALRRIEAAYATPERSGQRTSPDETGPQEERR
- a CDS encoding DUF58 domain-containing protein, producing the protein MTGQRDMLSDAAEAPTVASDDETEQRIESLLSPVIGAIGTLLVGVGLVVVWNPSLVEISIEYLAVYVISVVAVIAGIWYSYRRIVSSVSESTPPTVEARSTTSVPGSTFDRLLGGPFPTQADRIKARRRVSKRLRRVTTDVLDSTSADRAVGSIEAALADGTWSDDPVAGDFFAEQTGDRTLRDRLETVRLAPHNPFVLGVERVVGDLADRYLPERTTDGFDSPETAPHTRRPSTFGTVRSTGRWRGLGAVALLAIGLGAGLGKPGLLLVAGPLLLVVGYAAMDVEPPQSITVERTIEPTDPDPGQRVQVRVTVHNDSGRWVPDLRIVDGVPAGMTVVEGSPRHGTVLRPGASTWFEYSVQAARGPHTFESPYTITHNLSGSIERTFRTATEGDRTVTYGLRPDFEATVPLRQQASSHVGRVLTDVGGSGLEFHSVREYRAGDPLSRIDWNRAAQGQGLATLQFREERSATVVLLIDTRAAAYVAPDEQAPSAVDRSVQAAAKVFRALLNADDRVGLAALSPRGCWLSPGAGHVHWARAETVLTDDPAFSTQPPTQAFHPHVRLPKLRKRLPADAQIVMFSPLCDEESTAVARQLQAQGYPMTVISPDPTSDGTAGQTVGRIERTLRLSTLRKTDARVVDWQPAEPLPLAFDRAQRRWSR
- a CDS encoding MoxR family ATPase; the encoded protein is MDVSEASKTCNRLLDEIESAVITDREFLETVLVGVLGRGHVLLEDVPGTGKTLTARMLAETLGVSFSRIQFTPDLLPADVTGTHVYNERDRTFEFSDGPIFAHVVLADEINRAPPKTQSALLEAMEEGQVTVDGETHELPEPFFVIATQNPVDMEGTFELPEAQVDRFAIKTTMGYPEADGERELLQRRLDRDQQSPSVETVLDPAQVQALRAAPESVRVEPDLLGYMVQITRATRDHRHVEVGVSPRGSQRLLEMSRARAALVGREYVTPDDVKRVAQPALAHRIVLTPDARVDDIAKSAVVDYVLEDTPVPTV
- a CDS encoding DUF2070 family protein, producing the protein MTATQGDLAQLSRYIFRAPRWYSSISFALLLAAIAGLAAFDSRYLLENAWEGVFYIGLPTLAAGVFTPYIDRAFGGQLTPNRASLLALGCELLVIAILTAASIATVLTPLGQIFVFDALLFALAAVFAVRLLIVMAVSRHRLLVAMVPASIQTVVAAALLFVYSGTMRYLEVGGPLARSFLSRPEQAPPELLVVLPSDFVLLGLLCGFYGFAVWLFLVVIDQPWRRSLGVSALDFLQGFIGHIAEGSQELESFFEEIGEDALVPVTVLSFRRPDGDEKARFVLPMIHPGPMGDIGGGNLPERIANEADGLGFPPHATAGHDFNLVTEGEVDSILEAATTAHDRIEYSETATQGQRLQEGEATLTGHAFGDDAFTTVTFSPAFADDIEYAVGLSARAEARAGHLEDVMLADAHNCNNGLEGPNLGHVVPGGERSFELIHGADRLGERLAAADQGPLRLGTAWDETPWEPQDGIGPLGARVAVIDVDGQTTAYVLIDGNNMEPGLREEIVETIDSVDLLEVMTSDTHIVNTVEAENQVGDAIEKAKVLELIDNLVAEAIDDLEPVEAGMESEQAEVTVFGNDRTETLASTANAVVSLGGAMAGAFILAVMALSFILFLLA